The Bombus huntii isolate Logan2020A chromosome 11, iyBomHunt1.1, whole genome shotgun sequence genome includes a window with the following:
- the LOC126870997 gene encoding popeye domain-containing protein 3-like isoform X2: MSPGLGHDPLPSYNITALGFMLLSGWAWHVICAPDIFSWNFSFLVLNIGQLVYIVYQMRPVRFDPELEEAYHTLFYPFKVSRLQFKRLVSPEFASIMSLHAGEAYAMQNLTRTDRLGLLLSGKVNVLSDSNFLHPILPCEFLDSPEFESSRASVDDKFKVSIVAASSCRYLYWQRSALEYLLVKEAYLATVLTTLVARDIATKLYAMNNKIVTDKGSHLDIRLPTISAGLTINSEYRSPRASRQALIRRKESSMSSDNGVSNLKDRQANNLSKKGAPNMEPLPEMPSYDDLASSGVESWLDSSSKYHSCEIVDEE, from the exons ATGAGTCCTGGACTTGGACACGACCCTCTTCCTTCGTACAACATCACCGCATTAG GATTCATGCTGTTGTCAGGCTGGGCATGGCACGTGATCTGCGCACCGGACATATTCTCTTGGAACTTCAGTTTCCTGGTATTGAACATCGGTCAACTGGTTTATATCGTTTATCAAATGAGACCGGTCCGATTCGACCCTGAATTAGAGGAAGCGTACCACACTCTTTTCTATCCATTCAAA GTGTCTCGACTGCAGTTTAAGAGGCTAGTGTCCCCAGAATTCGCATCGATAATGTCGTTGCACGCAGGTGAGGCATACGCAATGCAAAATCTAACTCGCACAGACAGATTAGGACTACTGCTTAGCGGCAAGGTAAACGTTCTCAGCGATTCGAATTTCCTGCATCCTATTCTGCCTTGCGAGTTCCTAGATTCGCCGGAATTCGAGAGCTCTCGGGCATCCGTGGACGACAAATTTAAG GTGTCAATTGTCGCTGCAAGCTCCTGCAGGTACTTATATTGGCAAAGATCCGCGCTGGAGTATCTCCTCGTGAAGGAAGCATATTTAGCCACAGTTTTAACAACGTTAGTTGCCAGAGACATTGCCACCAAATTGTACGCTATGAACAACAAG ATTGTTACAGATAAAGGATCGCATTTGGATATAAGACTGCCAACTATCAGCGCAGGGTTAACGATAAATAGCGAATACAGGAGCCCGAGAGCATCCAGACAAGCATTGATTCGTAGGAAGGAATCGTCGATGTCTTCCGATAATG GTGTTTCTAATCTGAAAGATCGTCAGGCGAACAATCTCTCGAAGAAAGGAGCGCCGAACATGGAACCTCTTCCAGAAATGCCTTCGTACGACGACTTGGCGTCCAGTGGTGTGGAGAGTTGGTTAGATTCGTCGAGCAAGTATCACAGTTGCGAGATCGTGGACGAAGAATAG
- the LOC126870997 gene encoding popeye domain-containing protein 3-like isoform X1, which yields MSPGLGHDPLPSYNITALGNTALCLWQQPQHILFQLANFCFALSYSAPSSKKGILFMHSVLIIGFMLLSGWAWHVICAPDIFSWNFSFLVLNIGQLVYIVYQMRPVRFDPELEEAYHTLFYPFKVSRLQFKRLVSPEFASIMSLHAGEAYAMQNLTRTDRLGLLLSGKVNVLSDSNFLHPILPCEFLDSPEFESSRASVDDKFKVSIVAASSCRYLYWQRSALEYLLVKEAYLATVLTTLVARDIATKLYAMNNKIVTDKGSHLDIRLPTISAGLTINSEYRSPRASRQALIRRKESSMSSDNGVSNLKDRQANNLSKKGAPNMEPLPEMPSYDDLASSGVESWLDSSSKYHSCEIVDEE from the exons ATGAGTCCTGGACTTGGACACGACCCTCTTCCTTCGTACAACATCACCGCATTAG GTAATACGGCATTGTGTCTGTGGCAGCAACCGCAGCATATATTGTTTCAATTGGCGAATTTCTGCTTCGCGTTGTCGTATTCAGCACCTTCTTCGAAGAAAGGGATATTGTTCATGCATTCTGTCCTAATAATAG GATTCATGCTGTTGTCAGGCTGGGCATGGCACGTGATCTGCGCACCGGACATATTCTCTTGGAACTTCAGTTTCCTGGTATTGAACATCGGTCAACTGGTTTATATCGTTTATCAAATGAGACCGGTCCGATTCGACCCTGAATTAGAGGAAGCGTACCACACTCTTTTCTATCCATTCAAA GTGTCTCGACTGCAGTTTAAGAGGCTAGTGTCCCCAGAATTCGCATCGATAATGTCGTTGCACGCAGGTGAGGCATACGCAATGCAAAATCTAACTCGCACAGACAGATTAGGACTACTGCTTAGCGGCAAGGTAAACGTTCTCAGCGATTCGAATTTCCTGCATCCTATTCTGCCTTGCGAGTTCCTAGATTCGCCGGAATTCGAGAGCTCTCGGGCATCCGTGGACGACAAATTTAAG GTGTCAATTGTCGCTGCAAGCTCCTGCAGGTACTTATATTGGCAAAGATCCGCGCTGGAGTATCTCCTCGTGAAGGAAGCATATTTAGCCACAGTTTTAACAACGTTAGTTGCCAGAGACATTGCCACCAAATTGTACGCTATGAACAACAAG ATTGTTACAGATAAAGGATCGCATTTGGATATAAGACTGCCAACTATCAGCGCAGGGTTAACGATAAATAGCGAATACAGGAGCCCGAGAGCATCCAGACAAGCATTGATTCGTAGGAAGGAATCGTCGATGTCTTCCGATAATG GTGTTTCTAATCTGAAAGATCGTCAGGCGAACAATCTCTCGAAGAAAGGAGCGCCGAACATGGAACCTCTTCCAGAAATGCCTTCGTACGACGACTTGGCGTCCAGTGGTGTGGAGAGTTGGTTAGATTCGTCGAGCAAGTATCACAGTTGCGAGATCGTGGACGAAGAATAG